The proteins below are encoded in one region of Scyliorhinus torazame isolate Kashiwa2021f chromosome 8, sScyTor2.1, whole genome shotgun sequence:
- the LOC140428141 gene encoding cysteinyl leukotriene receptor 1-like, producing the protein MNSTSNPGNGSCENTDNFKTDIFVPTYIIVFIFGFIENVLCIYVFLNLYKKKTAISIVMVNLAIADLLFVCTLPLRVHYYWENSIWKLPNYLCAFMSYALYLNMYCSIYFMTLMSILRYFAIVYPIKGLKYRRIKYVQIICFTIWVFVGVAASPFLKGENNETKCFDLKDVSIKIYAMNLISLVIGCIIPFFIITYCYTIIVKTLLISKVKHHKRRSSLRKAIAMVIVVMVIFLTSFLPYHILRTVYLTITTDTRNISQASCFVQKAVVVTLCGAAINSCLDPLLYYFAAENFRDKLKNIAEITFRGCPTLMHQT; encoded by the coding sequence ATGAATTCCACAAGCAACCCAGGAAATGGCTCATGTGAGAACACTGACAACTTCAAAACTGACATCTTTGTACCAACATACATCATTGTATTTATTTTTGGGTTTATTGAAAATGTCTTATGTATATATGTGTTCCTGAACTTATACAAGAAGAAGACTGCAATCAGCATTGTAATGGTGAACTTGGCAATAGCGGATCTGCTCTTTGTGTGCACTTTGCCTTTGCGCGTACATTATTATTGGGAAAACAGCATTTGGAAACTTCCAAATTACTTGTGTGCATTCATGTCTTATGCCCTGTACCTCAATATGTACTGCAGCATCTACTTTATGACTCTGATGAGCATATTGCGTTACTTCGCTATAGTGTATCCAATTAAAGGTCTGAAGTATAGGAGAATCAAATATGTGCAAATCATATGCTTTACAATATGGGTGTTTGTTGGAGTAGCGGCCAGTCCTTTTCTGAAAGGTGAAAATAATGAAACAAAATGCTTTGATCTCAAAGATGTTAGCATAAAAATATATGCCATGAATTTAATTTCTCTGGTCATAGGTTGCATTATTCCCTTCTTTATCATCACGTACTGTTACACAATCATTGTTAAGACCTTGCTAATCTCAAAGGTAAAACATCACAAGAGAAGGAGCTCCCTCAGAAAAGCGATTGCCATGGTTATTGTTGTAATGGTTATATTTCTTACGAGTTTTCTACCCTATCACATTCTAAGAACTGTCTACCTTACCATAACAACTGATACCAGAAATATATCCCAAGCAAGCTGTTTTGTTCAGAAAGCTGTGGTGGTTACCCTGTGTGGTGCAGCAATCAATTCCTGTTTGGACCCCCTTTTGTATTACTTTGCAGCCGAGAATTTCAGGGACAAGCTAAAAAACATTGCTGAGATCACATTCAGAGGCTGTCCTACCCTGATGCATCAAACCTGA